The Lactobacillus sp. CBA3605 genome contains a region encoding:
- a CDS encoding M13 family metallopeptidase: MATISPAAVKNDLYDAVNGDWLKTAEIPADHASTGGFMDLVDAIEKTLMHDFDAMAAGDLATDDPQLTEFIKFYQLAKDFQQRDQAGAQPLLPYLKQIDSLSDFADLQQRMPDWIYDGLPLPFSLDVDADMKNTKVNALFAQAPGTILPDKTYYDEGNESGPKLLAVYSHMMTQLLQLTGADETEAQQTVADALKFDRLIVPWVKSAEESADYSKMYNPRAFKDFANDSKYLDLAAITYSVIAGNPETVILPEPAYFDHLNEVVNPDNFDLMKNWMKTKLVQRLSGYLSDEIRTLGTTYSRTLSGQEQPRSQAKSAYYLATGAFDQVVGLYYGHKYFGEAAKADVHQMVTKMIGVYQRRLQANTWLSTATREKAITKLNHLGIQVGYPDKLEAVYTKFKTHTAAEGGSVLSNVLTFGRIARQDMFAKWNQATDRTRWEMSADTVNAYYHPFMNIIVFPAAILQAPFYSLKQSASANYGGIGAVIAHEISHAFDNNGALFDEFGNLHNWWTEADTTHFKELAKAMITEFDGLEFAGAKVNGTLTVSENIADAGGLSCAEEAAKSEPEVDLTAFFTNWAMVWRMKATKQYMQLLLSIDVHAPAKLRANVQPKNLDDFYTTFDVQPSDPMYLAPADRVKIW, from the coding sequence ATGGCAACAATCAGTCCAGCAGCAGTAAAAAATGACTTATATGACGCCGTCAATGGTGACTGGCTTAAGACAGCCGAAATTCCCGCCGACCATGCTTCAACCGGTGGCTTTATGGATTTAGTCGATGCAATTGAAAAAACCTTAATGCATGATTTTGATGCGATGGCCGCCGGTGACTTGGCGACCGATGATCCCCAATTAACTGAGTTCATTAAATTTTATCAATTAGCTAAAGATTTCCAACAACGTGACCAAGCTGGCGCCCAACCACTACTGCCTTATTTGAAACAAATCGACAGTTTGAGTGACTTCGCCGACTTACAACAACGCATGCCTGACTGGATTTATGACGGCCTACCGTTGCCATTTAGCTTAGACGTCGACGCTGACATGAAGAATACCAAAGTCAACGCCCTCTTCGCTCAAGCGCCTGGCACTATTTTGCCAGACAAGACTTATTACGATGAAGGCAACGAATCTGGACCAAAATTATTAGCCGTTTATAGCCACATGATGACTCAACTCCTTCAATTAACCGGTGCTGATGAAACCGAGGCACAACAAACCGTCGCTGATGCTTTGAAGTTTGACCGTTTAATTGTCCCTTGGGTTAAAAGTGCCGAAGAAAGTGCCGATTACAGTAAGATGTATAATCCACGGGCTTTCAAAGATTTTGCTAATGATAGTAAATACTTGGACTTAGCCGCCATTACTTATTCAGTGATTGCTGGTAATCCAGAAACAGTTATTTTGCCAGAACCTGCCTATTTTGATCACCTTAACGAAGTCGTTAATCCTGATAATTTCGACTTAATGAAGAACTGGATGAAGACAAAATTAGTTCAACGACTTAGTGGCTATCTAAGTGACGAAATTCGCACTTTAGGGACCACTTATTCACGTACGCTATCTGGGCAAGAGCAGCCACGTAGCCAAGCCAAAAGTGCTTATTATTTGGCTACCGGTGCTTTTGACCAAGTCGTCGGCCTCTATTATGGCCACAAATACTTTGGCGAGGCCGCAAAAGCGGATGTCCACCAAATGGTCACTAAGATGATTGGCGTCTATCAACGCCGATTACAAGCCAATACTTGGCTCAGTACCGCTACCCGTGAAAAGGCCATCACTAAGCTCAACCACTTGGGCATCCAAGTTGGCTATCCCGATAAATTAGAAGCTGTTTACACTAAGTTCAAAACACATACTGCCGCTGAAGGTGGTAGCGTATTGAGTAACGTCTTAACTTTTGGTCGGATTGCACGACAAGATATGTTCGCTAAGTGGAATCAAGCAACCGACCGGACTCGCTGGGAAATGAGTGCGGATACCGTCAATGCCTATTACCATCCATTCATGAATATCATTGTCTTCCCAGCCGCTATCTTGCAAGCGCCATTTTACAGTCTCAAACAGTCTGCTAGCGCCAACTATGGTGGTATCGGTGCGGTCATTGCGCATGAAATCTCACATGCCTTTGATAATAACGGTGCATTGTTTGATGAATTTGGGAACTTGCATAATTGGTGGACTGAAGCCGATACGACCCATTTTAAAGAATTGGCAAAAGCAATGATTACCGAATTCGATGGGCTTGAATTTGCCGGTGCCAAAGTTAACGGGACCTTAACTGTTTCCGAAAACATCGCCGACGCTGGTGGGCTAAGTTGTGCTGAGGAAGCTGCAAAGAGTGAACCTGAAGTTGATCTCACGGCCTTCTTCACCAACTGGGCCATGGTTTGGCGCATGAAAGCCACCAAACAATACATGCAATTACTGCTGTCCATTGATGTGCATGCGCCAGCTAAATTACGCGCTAACGTGCAACCAAAGAATTTAGATGATTTTTACACCACTTTTGATGTTCAACCCAGCGATCCAATGTACTTAGCCCCTGCTGACCGCGTCAAAATCTGGTAA
- a CDS encoding cell surface protein, giving the protein MWWRILLSGLAAVLNGSWTLNALADVQQSTYDITVTAHAAGDAMQAGRLSGILPQLSGSQAGVLGGIALLIVSLLGLLIRIWWQCRRQIKEQS; this is encoded by the coding sequence ATGTGGTGGCGAATTTTGCTGAGCGGACTAGCAGCCGTATTAAATGGTAGCTGGACGCTTAATGCGTTGGCTGATGTTCAACAAAGCACCTATGATATTACCGTAACCGCACATGCAGCTGGCGATGCGATGCAAGCAGGCCGGTTATCGGGGATACTGCCACAGTTAAGTGGTAGTCAAGCCGGGGTCTTAGGTGGTATCGCATTACTTATAGTTAGTTTATTAGGACTATTGATCAGAATCTGGTGGCAATGCCGTCGACAAATAAAGGAGCAATCATGA
- a CDS encoding cell surface protein, which translates to MRQVRRLLLAGFIIWASLWASAARVQAVDGSAEAAAAPLTTAPKGLNQLSQLFTLPETFTNGVKNSASIQKVTNAAAPNTEAIEINSAKKQLGGAWSSDANRFDINQDATLKMWLYLGTSTSKAGDGLAFVMQNDANGTGAASSYTKQTIIGETMGVWGVDDDKQRTDAAEIAATGIQNSWALEFDTYSNTSKSYSDAGSGSAFDVGIKGQHIAAGYPGSADQYTATKVTQLLWADRYLFTQNHIDAKPSLSLTDGAWHHLTLKWNASAKTMTYAFNDVNPDGSANANVITQTEDVDTSQFKSSDGLVRWGFVGTNGSNAGSSLVVFESLPNLLDVTADVKVTDTTKDKVVTTGSKVKAKDKVTYEYKLDYQSGAVNWDQIKANLKLPTGITFSSASITYANGETQSINAPTAGASSVTYDLAQALSTTNPNAVITLKGQADEVKINTATTATDATFTSDKFETSTTAPNYTVTVDQDIQLYIPKQSYTIDNGSDLKITGFVFAEDSEQIKNSWITVNSSLNGEKLDSFQMSDDDESGVFSMVLKADQLHVGDNELKIHVIDEDENESNEVTIAIKVSSGELGFKTIASTSKFAAITVNGKAQTATREDDWQLVVSDERGKGSSWQLQASAGDFTNEDGQTLPSQIVYKNGDQSTIINGAGTVIDSHKSTSDSDEYDVMKDWTADTGLLIETNAAATPGSYSGKITWTLSNAPS; encoded by the coding sequence ATGCGTCAAGTACGAAGACTATTATTGGCCGGATTTATCATCTGGGCTAGTTTATGGGCGAGTGCCGCGCGTGTTCAAGCCGTTGACGGGTCCGCTGAAGCAGCGGCTGCCCCATTAACGACTGCTCCAAAAGGATTGAACCAATTGAGTCAGTTATTTACGTTACCAGAAACCTTTACAAATGGGGTTAAAAACAGTGCCAGCATTCAGAAAGTAACTAATGCGGCCGCGCCTAATACTGAAGCTATTGAGATTAATAGTGCGAAAAAGCAACTGGGTGGCGCATGGTCGTCGGATGCCAATCGTTTTGACATTAATCAAGATGCAACCTTGAAAATGTGGCTTTATCTGGGGACTTCTACGAGCAAAGCGGGCGATGGGTTGGCATTTGTGATGCAAAATGATGCCAATGGTACCGGCGCCGCATCGAGTTATACGAAACAAACCATTATCGGTGAAACGATGGGGGTTTGGGGCGTTGATGATGACAAACAACGGACAGATGCGGCTGAAATTGCTGCAACTGGGATTCAAAATAGTTGGGCGTTAGAATTTGATACGTATTCTAACACCTCGAAATCATATAGTGATGCAGGGAGCGGGTCGGCGTTTGATGTCGGTATTAAAGGCCAGCATATTGCCGCCGGGTATCCCGGTTCGGCCGATCAATACACGGCGACAAAGGTCACCCAACTCCTTTGGGCTGATCGGTATCTATTTACCCAAAATCATATTGACGCCAAACCAAGTTTGTCCTTGACGGATGGTGCCTGGCACCACTTGACTTTAAAATGGAATGCTAGTGCGAAGACGATGACCTATGCGTTTAACGATGTTAATCCTGATGGGTCAGCTAATGCGAATGTTATCACACAAACTGAGGATGTGGATACGAGTCAATTTAAGAGTAGTGATGGGTTAGTCCGTTGGGGATTTGTTGGGACCAATGGGAGTAATGCTGGGAGTAGCCTAGTCGTATTTGAATCCTTGCCCAACTTACTAGATGTAACTGCGGATGTAAAAGTGACTGATACGACCAAAGATAAAGTTGTGACCACTGGTTCAAAGGTGAAGGCCAAAGACAAGGTGACCTATGAATACAAGTTAGACTATCAAAGTGGTGCGGTTAATTGGGATCAGATCAAAGCTAATCTAAAGTTGCCAACTGGCATTACATTCTCATCAGCTAGCATTACCTATGCTAACGGTGAGACCCAAAGTATCAATGCACCCACTGCCGGTGCTAGTAGTGTGACGTATGATTTGGCACAGGCGTTGTCGACTACCAATCCTAATGCGGTGATTACCTTGAAGGGGCAAGCTGACGAGGTGAAGATTAATACGGCTACAACGGCGACAGATGCCACCTTTACGAGTGACAAATTTGAAACGAGTACGACGGCACCTAATTATACGGTGACCGTTGACCAAGATATTCAGCTCTATATTCCGAAACAATCTTATACCATTGATAACGGTAGCGACTTAAAAATCACTGGATTTGTGTTTGCGGAAGATTCTGAACAAATTAAGAATAGCTGGATAACAGTCAATTCGAGCTTGAATGGTGAAAAACTTGATTCATTCCAAATGAGTGATGACGATGAGTCAGGGGTGTTCAGCATGGTCCTCAAAGCGGATCAACTGCATGTTGGTGATAACGAATTGAAGATTCATGTTATTGATGAAGATGAAAATGAATCAAATGAAGTGACGATTGCGATTAAGGTTAGTAGTGGTGAGCTTGGATTTAAGACGATTGCGTCAACTAGTAAATTCGCAGCGATTACCGTTAATGGAAAAGCTCAGACTGCTACCCGCGAAGACGACTGGCAATTAGTGGTTTCTGATGAACGGGGTAAAGGGTCTAGTTGGCAATTACAAGCTAGCGCTGGTGACTTTACCAATGAAGACGGACAAACGTTACCTAGTCAGATTGTTTATAAAAATGGTGACCAGTCGACCATAATCAATGGGGCTGGTACGGTTATTGATAGTCACAAAAGTACTAGTGACAGCGATGAGTACGATGTGATGAAGGATTGGACGGCGGATACTGGTTTATTAATCGAAACTAATGCGGCGGCGACGCCGGGATCGTATTCGGGTAAAATTACATGGACATTGAGTAACGCACCTAGCTAA
- a CDS encoding FAD-dependent oxidoreductase yields the protein MKVIVIGCTHAGTAAVNQILASNPETDVTIYEKNDNVSFLSCGIALYLGGQVADSQGLFYSSPEKLAELGATVKMQHDVTAVDAKAHTVTVTDLVSGSVSTEHYDKLVVTTGSWPVIPPIDGINNPNVYLCKNWGHAQKLWTDAKDAKRVIVIGGGYIGTELVEAYQHQGKEVTLIDGLPRILNKYLDQNYTDRIEKDFTDHGIKLALSQMVKGFSGTDEVTVTTDQGSYTADMAILCVGFRPNTGLFKGQLEMLPNGAIKTNDYMQTSDPDIYGAGDSVAVHYNPTHKDAYIPLATNAIRQGTLVGLNLFKPTRKYMGTQSTSGLMLFGKTIVASGMTLEHAQAESIPAAAVTVEDNYRPEFMPTTTPVLMQLVYNPETRVILGAQFMSDYDVSQSANTISVMIQNNNTIDDLGFVDMFFQPTYDRPFNYLNILGQAAIAQAEKQVHA from the coding sequence ATGAAAGTTATCGTTATTGGTTGTACCCATGCCGGCACCGCTGCGGTGAATCAAATTTTAGCCTCAAATCCAGAAACAGACGTGACTATTTATGAAAAAAATGATAACGTTTCCTTCTTATCTTGTGGGATTGCGCTCTACTTAGGTGGTCAAGTCGCCGATTCACAAGGCTTGTTCTACTCAAGTCCTGAAAAGCTTGCTGAACTTGGTGCCACCGTAAAAATGCAGCATGACGTCACGGCCGTAGATGCCAAGGCTCATACTGTCACAGTAACCGACTTAGTGAGTGGCAGCGTTTCAACCGAACACTACGACAAATTAGTCGTTACAACCGGTTCTTGGCCAGTCATCCCGCCAATCGACGGCATCAACAATCCCAACGTTTACCTTTGCAAAAACTGGGGCCATGCGCAAAAGCTCTGGACCGATGCTAAAGATGCCAAACGGGTGATTGTCATTGGTGGTGGCTACATCGGGACCGAGCTAGTAGAAGCTTACCAACACCAAGGTAAAGAAGTGACCTTAATTGACGGCTTACCACGAATTTTAAACAAGTATCTAGATCAAAATTATACTGATCGCATCGAAAAGGACTTTACTGATCATGGGATTAAGCTCGCCCTTAGTCAGATGGTTAAAGGCTTCAGTGGCACTGATGAAGTGACCGTTACGACTGACCAAGGTAGCTATACCGCTGATATGGCGATTCTCTGTGTTGGCTTCCGGCCTAACACTGGCCTGTTCAAAGGCCAACTCGAGATGTTACCAAATGGCGCCATTAAAACTAATGATTACATGCAAACTTCTGATCCTGACATTTACGGTGCTGGTGATTCGGTTGCTGTTCACTACAACCCAACCCACAAAGACGCTTATATTCCGCTAGCAACTAATGCTATCCGTCAAGGAACTTTGGTTGGCTTAAACCTTTTCAAACCAACTCGAAAGTATATGGGAACTCAATCAACCTCTGGCTTAATGCTCTTTGGCAAAACGATTGTTGCTTCTGGGATGACCCTAGAACATGCTCAAGCAGAATCAATTCCAGCCGCAGCTGTCACAGTCGAGGATAACTACCGGCCAGAATTTATGCCAACCACTACCCCAGTCTTAATGCAATTAGTCTACAATCCTGAAACTCGCGTTATCTTAGGGGCCCAATTCATGAGTGACTATGATGTTTCGCAATCTGCAAACACGATCTCAGTCATGATTCAAAATAATAACACGATTGATGATTTAGGCTTCGTTGATATGTTCTTCCAGCCAACTTACGATCGGCCATTTAACTACTTGAATATTCTTGGTCAAGCAGCAATCGCCCAAGCTGAAAAACAAGTTCACGCTTAA
- a CDS encoding WxL domain-containing protein, with translation MKKYIGTLLAGVSLMTVLPLAAQAADTSKDTTAEIELTQDETNKDITLDSAPDINLGTNTNSLTTETYTATSVSGLAQVTNPGNTDGWHVAVKGTSFDSSTGTLRGATLSLASGEVAATDTSNASKAPVAQDVTVNTENQSILSADAGEGIGIFTMTHDKDNVSLNVPAGNSAGAYKSTLTWTLTNAPS, from the coding sequence ATGAAGAAATATATCGGAACACTACTTGCAGGAGTTTCACTAATGACCGTTTTACCTTTGGCTGCCCAAGCTGCAGACACTAGCAAAGATACGACTGCTGAAATTGAATTAACACAGGACGAAACTAACAAAGATATTACCTTAGACTCGGCACCGGATATTAATCTTGGGACTAATACCAATAGTTTAACAACTGAAACTTACACTGCTACATCGGTTTCTGGTTTAGCCCAAGTGACCAATCCAGGGAACACAGATGGTTGGCATGTAGCTGTTAAAGGGACGAGCTTTGATAGTAGTACTGGAACATTAAGAGGTGCGACTTTGAGTTTAGCTAGTGGCGAGGTAGCTGCTACAGATACAAGTAATGCCTCAAAAGCACCGGTTGCTCAAGATGTGACTGTTAATACAGAGAATCAATCGATTTTATCAGCGGATGCTGGTGAAGGGATTGGGATTTTCACCATGACCCATGATAAAGACAATGTTAGTTTAAATGTTCCTGCTGGGAATTCAGCGGGCGCCTACAAATCAACCTTAACATGGACTTTAACGAACGCACCATCGTAA
- a CDS encoding GNAT family N-acetyltransferase, producing the protein MSKFEKYHPLLTPHYTFDWLTKVRVKSVFTLYQQMSDTQTPPTMLTTADQLNQTMREIFHDQKLVWGISTRPTDQFVGQAGFDPIDLTTKTAVLTVTVLSAHHQTAVLTEIYQRLIAFAWHELHLTHLTVVPAADDIITRHLLVQLDFVPKTPAARAYELKN; encoded by the coding sequence ATGTCAAAATTTGAAAAGTATCATCCGTTATTAACGCCCCACTACACGTTTGATTGGTTAACCAAGGTTCGAGTTAAGAGTGTCTTCACCCTTTATCAACAGATGAGCGACACCCAAACGCCGCCGACCATGCTAACAACGGCCGATCAGTTAAACCAAACTATGCGCGAGATTTTTCACGATCAAAAATTAGTTTGGGGAATTAGTACCCGGCCAACTGATCAATTCGTCGGTCAGGCTGGCTTTGATCCGATTGATCTCACTACTAAAACAGCCGTCCTCACCGTGACTGTTCTGAGCGCTCACCATCAAACTGCGGTTTTAACTGAGATTTATCAACGGTTAATCGCATTTGCATGGCATGAACTTCACCTCACCCACTTGACCGTGGTACCGGCAGCAGACGACATAATCACACGTCATCTTTTAGTACAGCTCGATTTTGTTCCCAAAACACCTGCGGCTCGTGCTTATGAATTAAAGAATTAA
- a CDS encoding TetR/AcrR family transcriptional regulator, which produces MPAKKTFNDDQVITQIMQLFWQNGYYHTSMDDIVTKSGVKKQSLYNAFGDKHTLYLKSLQRYHQLTLKACAQAMQPLEQAGESPLTILMMLFSRELVTSTQPTGDLMANAIAEFATTDAAVTQAAEHFYTDYLTLMAAVILKGQASQTISNAQSSMVWAQSLLEARIGLQTRIRQGQKPDITQRQQAWTALLQV; this is translated from the coding sequence TTGCCTGCCAAGAAAACCTTTAACGACGACCAAGTCATCACCCAAATCATGCAGTTGTTTTGGCAAAACGGCTACTACCATACTTCAATGGATGATATTGTTACTAAGAGTGGTGTCAAAAAGCAAAGCCTCTATAATGCTTTTGGTGATAAGCACACCCTTTATCTCAAATCCTTGCAGCGCTACCACCAATTAACTTTAAAGGCTTGCGCACAAGCGATGCAACCGCTAGAACAAGCTGGCGAATCCCCTTTAACTATTCTCATGATGCTATTTAGCCGTGAGTTAGTCACGTCGACTCAACCGACTGGTGACTTAATGGCCAATGCCATCGCAGAATTTGCCACAACAGACGCCGCCGTTACTCAAGCCGCTGAACACTTCTATACGGACTATTTAACGTTAATGGCTGCTGTTATTTTGAAGGGGCAAGCCAGTCAAACCATTAGCAATGCCCAATCCAGCATGGTTTGGGCGCAAAGCTTATTGGAAGCTCGAATTGGCTTGCAAACCCGAATACGACAGGGACAAAAACCCGATATTACGCAACGTCAGCAAGCGTGGACCGCATTACTTCAGGTCTAA
- a CDS encoding DUF916 and DUF3324 domain-containing protein, producing the protein MKKIFWQLSVILSVMFGSLTMVAKADNLNYSVAAELPDNQVNTDVSYFDLKVSPGQTQDLTIKIKNKDSQAHTYIVSPNRASTNSNGVIDYSRYQAKADASLKFDIKQALPKRQKVDVPAKSTKAVTIKLSVPKKAFTGIALGGINVTQEDTATAKKSSGMTIENQYAYVIGLQLHETTSETIKPNMKLLGIKAKQINYQNYVTANLQNNQPVIMHRLKIKSYVTGVNSTKKLLTTNKENMAMAPNSNFNFAIGDGKQPLKAGKYTLHLTATADNGKYKWQFTRNFTISQQKADSLNKTAVGQVQQRNYFWWFVGLGVIIVALLGLIIWLLLKNRRRNQD; encoded by the coding sequence ATGAAAAAAATATTCTGGCAATTAAGCGTCATCCTAAGTGTGATGTTTGGCAGCTTGACTATGGTTGCTAAGGCGGACAATCTAAACTACAGTGTTGCTGCGGAATTGCCTGACAATCAAGTGAATACAGATGTTTCTTACTTTGATCTGAAAGTTAGTCCCGGCCAGACACAAGACTTAACGATTAAGATTAAGAATAAAGATAGTCAGGCCCATACTTATATTGTTTCGCCTAATCGGGCAAGCACTAATAGTAACGGGGTCATCGATTATAGTCGGTATCAGGCTAAGGCCGATGCGTCATTGAAATTTGATATTAAACAAGCTTTGCCAAAGCGCCAAAAGGTTGATGTTCCAGCCAAGTCAACTAAGGCAGTGACTATCAAGTTATCCGTACCCAAAAAAGCATTTACTGGGATTGCATTAGGTGGAATCAATGTCACTCAGGAAGATACGGCAACTGCCAAAAAATCCAGTGGTATGACGATTGAAAATCAGTATGCCTATGTTATTGGGCTGCAATTACATGAAACGACTAGTGAGACCATTAAACCTAATATGAAGTTATTGGGGATTAAGGCGAAGCAAATTAACTATCAGAATTATGTCACGGCTAATCTACAAAATAATCAACCCGTGATTATGCATCGGCTCAAGATTAAGAGTTATGTCACTGGTGTTAATTCGACTAAAAAGCTATTAACAACGAATAAAGAAAATATGGCGATGGCCCCCAATAGTAATTTCAACTTTGCGATTGGGGATGGCAAGCAGCCTTTAAAAGCTGGAAAATATACGTTGCATTTAACGGCAACGGCGGACAATGGCAAATACAAATGGCAGTTTACCCGTAATTTTACGATCAGTCAGCAAAAGGCTGATAGCTTGAATAAAACGGCAGTTGGTCAGGTGCAACAACGTAACTACTTCTGGTGGTTCGTGGGTCTTGGTGTGATTATTGTCGCTTTGCTGGGACTTATTATCTGGTTATTACTCAAGAATCGTCGTCGCAATCAGGATTAA
- a CDS encoding WxL domain-containing protein codes for MHRVRALTWLSLAGSTLAGSWLLMPLVGQVATTHQSQVKIEITPNTDDSAVAPVDPDNPNRPYPGDQVDPGNVDGTGSQGDLTIDYLSNLKFEPSSIKQGPVAVPAQNQRAMVQISNRRASATGWTLQVNPSPPSSTSRELHATIDLGSVEIKPVGVNVSSAPKLVNTGHLIAGQVNNVLVAAPNTGLGTWLLVMNRGTVPTTLHLHDPTIEDGRYTGTLTWLLTNAPS; via the coding sequence ATGCATAGGGTAAGGGCCTTAACGTGGTTATCGTTAGCTGGCAGTACGCTCGCCGGCAGCTGGTTACTGATGCCATTAGTGGGTCAGGTTGCCACGACTCATCAGTCCCAAGTAAAAATTGAAATTACGCCTAATACGGATGATAGTGCCGTTGCACCAGTTGATCCAGATAATCCAAATCGACCCTATCCAGGTGATCAAGTTGATCCAGGTAATGTCGATGGTACTGGTTCGCAAGGTGACCTAACGATTGACTATTTGAGTAATTTAAAGTTTGAGCCCAGTTCGATTAAACAAGGGCCAGTAGCTGTACCAGCCCAGAACCAACGGGCGATGGTTCAGATTTCTAATCGGCGAGCTAGTGCGACTGGGTGGACGTTACAGGTTAATCCTAGTCCACCAAGCAGTACTAGCCGTGAATTACATGCGACAATTGATTTAGGTTCGGTTGAAATTAAACCCGTGGGAGTTAACGTGAGTTCAGCGCCAAAGTTAGTTAATACCGGTCATTTAATAGCTGGTCAGGTAAATAATGTACTAGTTGCGGCGCCTAACACAGGTTTGGGAACATGGTTGTTAGTTATGAATCGGGGCACGGTTCCGACAACCTTACATTTACACGATCCAACCATTGAAGATGGGCGTTATACCGGCACACTAACGTGGTTATTGACTAACGCACCGAGCTAA